In Zingiber officinale cultivar Zhangliang chromosome 8B, Zo_v1.1, whole genome shotgun sequence, a single genomic region encodes these proteins:
- the LOC122015457 gene encoding elongation factor-like GTPase 1 isoform X2, whose amino-acid sequence MDYLDEEQRRAITMKSSSIALHYKDYNINLIDSPGHMDFCSEVSTAARLSDGALVLVDAVEGVHIQTHAVLRQAWVEKLTPCLVLNKIDRLITELKLSPMEAYNRLQRIVHEVNAIVSAYKSEKYLSDVDSLLAGTSGDVDQGLVEVEDDEEDMFQPQKGNVAFVCALDGWGFCINHFAEFYASKLQFSMSALIKGLWGPWYYHTKKMMIVGKKGIEGVSKDPQPMFVKFVLNPLWQVYQAALEADGDIRMLSKVISSFNLSVPQRELENKDKKVVLQAVMSRWLPLSDTILSMVVKCMPDPVSAQATRICRLLPKRELVVNNSSLYDIFSEAENVRKCVEYCDSRAEAPCIAFVSKMFALPFKMLPTKGPNGEFLNNQLTGEVGESGECFLAFARIFSGVLHSGQKVFVLSSVYDPLKGESMNRHVQEAELQSMYLMMGQGLLPVSSASAGNVIAIQGLGQYILKSATLSSTRNCWPFSSMMFQVAPTLRVAIEPSNPADMGALLKGLKLLNRADPFVEITVSSRGEQVLAAAGEVHLDRCIKDLKERFAKVCLEVSPPLVSFKETIEGEGINLIENSKVSLCSTEYVERTTPNGRCVLRVQVMKLPKTLTTVLEECSDMLGDFLEGQSRKRDGALGSHIAQDDGEVVGVVRKRILDALESELGVSVKNDQDRVERYRKMWSEYLGRLWSLGPSHVGPNVLLAPDSKASNISNFSLGQKGILIQGSCDVSKRLGFFSDAGLESGTSSLSTEETAEETESLYREAEALKSSIVSGFQLATAAGPLCDEPLWGLAFLVEPYLFQESSEASSQSDQYGMLSGQVMTAVKEACRAAVLQNKPRLVEALYFCELTTPTEYLGAMYGVLGKMRARVLKEEMQEGSSLFTVHAYVPVAESFGFADELRKRTSGAASALLVLSHWEELPEDPFFVPKTEEEIEEFGDGSSVLPNISRKLMNSVRRRKGLHVEEKVVQHATKQRTLARKV is encoded by the coding sequence ATGGACTACCTTGATGAGGAGCAACGACGGGCTATCACTATGAAAAGTTCTTCCATTGCTCTCCACTACAAGGACTACAATATTAATCTTATTGACTCCCCTGGGCACATGGATTTCTGTAGTGAGGTATCAACGGCTGCACGTTTGAGTGATGGGGCCTTAGTTTTGGTTGATGCAGTTGAAGGAGTTCATATCCAGACACATGCAGTCCTTCGGCAGGCTTGGGTGGAGAAGTTGACTCCTTGCTTGGTCTTGAACAAGATTGACAGGCTAATTACTGAACTTAAATTGAGTCCAATGGAAGCTTACAACAGACTACAGAGGATAGTTCATGAAGTCAATGCAATAGTGAGTGCATATAAGTCTGAAAAGTATCTTTCTGATGTCGATTCTCTTCTTGCTGGGACATCTGGGGATGTGGATCAAGGGTTGGTTGAAGTGGAAGATGATGAGGAAGACATGTTCCAACCCCAAAAGGGGAACGTTGCATTTGTTTGTGCATTGGATGGTTGGGGTTTCTGCATAAACCATTTTGCTGAATTTTATGCTTCTAAGCTTCAATTCAGTATGTCAGCTTTGATAAAGGGGTTATGGGGACCGTGGTATTACCATACAAAGAAAATGATGATCGTGGGGAAAAAGGGGATAGAAGGTGTTAGTAAAGATCCTCAACCAATGTTTGTGAAGTTTGTGCTTAACCCTCTGTGGCAGGTCTACCAGGCTGCTCTAGAAGCTGATGGAGATATAAGGATGCTTTCCAAGGTTATAAGTTCCTTCAATTTATCTGTACCACAAAGGGAGCTTGAAAACAAGGACAAAAAGGTGGTTCTTCAGGCTGTCATGAGCCGTTGGCTTCCGTTGTCGGACACAATTCTATCAATGGTAGTCAAGTGCATGCCTGACCCTGTTTCTGCCCAAGCCACTCGCATTTGCAGGTTGCTTCCTAAGAGAGAGTTAGTGGTAAATAATTCCAGTCTGTATGATATATTTTCTGAAGCCGAGAATGTGAGGAAATGTGTTGAGTATTGTGACTCTAGGGCTGAAGCTCCATGTATAGCATTTGTTTCTAAAATGTTTGCTCTTCCATTTAAGATGCTACCAACAAAGGGTCCAAATGGAGAGTTTTTAAACAATCAACTTACTGGTGAAGTCGGAGAATCTGGTGAGTGTTTCCTTGCATTTGCAAGAATTTTTAGTGGGGTACTGCACTCAGGGCAGAAAGTCTTTGTGCTCTCATCTGTATATGATCCGCTGAAAGGAGAATCCATGAACAGACATGTACAAGAGGCTGAGCTTCAATCTATGTATTTAATGATGGGCCAGGGTTTGTTACCAGTTTCATCAGCAAGTGCAGGAAATGTCATTGCAATTCAAGGACTAGGTCAATATATTTTGAAGAGTGCAACTCTCTCATCTACAAGAAACTGTTGGCCTTTTTCTAGTATGATGTTTCAAGTGGCACCTACTCTTAGGGTTGCTATTGAGCCTTCAAATCCAGCAGACATGGGTGCACTTTTGAAGGGACTAAAGCTTCTCAATCGTGCAGATCCTTTTGTAGAGATAACTGTTTCTTCCAGAGGTGAGCAAGTGCTTGCAGCCGCTGGAGAGGTTCACCTCGATAGATGCATAAAGGACTTGAAAGAAAGATTTGCCAAGGTTTGCTTGGAAGTTTCACCCCCTCTTGTCTCATTTAAAGAGACCATTGAAGGGGAGGGCATTAATTTAATAGAGAATTCAAAGGTCTCTTTATGTTCTACTGAATATGTTGAGAGAACTACCCCAAATGGTAGATGTGTTTTAAGGGTGCAAGTCATGAAACTTCCTAAAACTCTAACAACGGTTCTTGAGGAATGTTCTGATATGTTGGGAGATTTTCTAGAAGGGCAATCTAGAAAGAGAGATGGAGCCTTAGGCTCTCACATTGCTCAGGATGACGGTGAAGTTGTTGGAGTTGTCCGAAAGAGAATACTTGATGCTTTAGAAAGCGAATTAGGTGTTTCTGTGAAAAATGATCAAGATAGAGTTGAAAGGTATCGCAAAATGTGGTCTGAATATTTAGGGAGGTTATGGTCACTTGGTCCTTCACACGTGGGGCCAAATGTTCTTCTTGCACCAGATTCCAAAGCAAGCAACATTTCTAATTTCAGTCTAGGTCAAAAGGGTATTCTTATACAGGGTTCATGTGATGTTTCTAAAAGATTAGGGTTCTTTAGTGATGCTGGTCTAGAATCTGGTACAAGTTCTCTGAGTACTGAAGAAACAGCGGAGGAAACTGAGTCACTGTATCGAGAAGCAGAAGCTCTTAAAAGCAGCATCGTGTCTGGGTTTCAGTTAGCAACAGCTGCAGGGCCTTTATGTGATGAGCCCCTGTGGGGTTTGGCATTTCTAGTCGAGCCTTATCTCTTCCAAGAAAGCTCTGAGGCTTCCAGTCAGTCTGATCAGTATGGTATGTTGAGCGGGCAAGTGATGACTGCAGTTAAGGAAGCTTGTAGGGCAGCAGTACTTCAAAACAAGCCTAGGCTTGTGGAAGCTTTGTACTTTTGTGAGTTGACTACGCCAACAGAATACTTAGGAGCAATGTATGGAGTTCTTGGAAAGATGCGTGCTAGAGTATTGAAGGAAGAAATGCAGGAAGGCTCCTCCTTGTTTACAGTGCACGCTTACGTCCCTGTTGCAGAAAGTTTTGGGTTCGCTGATGAACTCAGGAAAAGAACTTCAGGCGCTGCGAGTGCTCTGCTTGTTCTTAGTCATTGGGAGGAACTACCAGAAGACCCTTTTTTTGTTCCAAAGACGGAGGAAGAAATTGAGGAGTTTGGAGACGGCTCCAGTGTTCTTCCAAACATTTCAAGGAAGCTTATGAATTCTGTGAGGCGAAGGAAGGGCCTTCATGTGGAAGAAAAAGTTGTACAACATGCAACAAAGCAGAGGACACTAGCCCGGAAGGTGTGA
- the LOC122015457 gene encoding elongation factor-like GTPase 1 isoform X1, with translation MGDLSCSKIRNICILAHVDHGKTTLADHLIAACGGGVLHPKLAGRLRYMDYLDEEQRRAITMKSSSIALHYKDYNINLIDSPGHMDFCSEVSTAARLSDGALVLVDAVEGVHIQTHAVLRQAWVEKLTPCLVLNKIDRLITELKLSPMEAYNRLQRIVHEVNAIVSAYKSEKYLSDVDSLLAGTSGDVDQGLVEVEDDEEDMFQPQKGNVAFVCALDGWGFCINHFAEFYASKLQFSMSALIKGLWGPWYYHTKKMMIVGKKGIEGVSKDPQPMFVKFVLNPLWQVYQAALEADGDIRMLSKVISSFNLSVPQRELENKDKKVVLQAVMSRWLPLSDTILSMVVKCMPDPVSAQATRICRLLPKRELVVNNSSLYDIFSEAENVRKCVEYCDSRAEAPCIAFVSKMFALPFKMLPTKGPNGEFLNNQLTGEVGESGECFLAFARIFSGVLHSGQKVFVLSSVYDPLKGESMNRHVQEAELQSMYLMMGQGLLPVSSASAGNVIAIQGLGQYILKSATLSSTRNCWPFSSMMFQVAPTLRVAIEPSNPADMGALLKGLKLLNRADPFVEITVSSRGEQVLAAAGEVHLDRCIKDLKERFAKVCLEVSPPLVSFKETIEGEGINLIENSKVSLCSTEYVERTTPNGRCVLRVQVMKLPKTLTTVLEECSDMLGDFLEGQSRKRDGALGSHIAQDDGEVVGVVRKRILDALESELGVSVKNDQDRVERYRKMWSEYLGRLWSLGPSHVGPNVLLAPDSKASNISNFSLGQKGILIQGSCDVSKRLGFFSDAGLESGTSSLSTEETAEETESLYREAEALKSSIVSGFQLATAAGPLCDEPLWGLAFLVEPYLFQESSEASSQSDQYGMLSGQVMTAVKEACRAAVLQNKPRLVEALYFCELTTPTEYLGAMYGVLGKMRARVLKEEMQEGSSLFTVHAYVPVAESFGFADELRKRTSGAASALLVLSHWEELPEDPFFVPKTEEEIEEFGDGSSVLPNISRKLMNSVRRRKGLHVEEKVVQHATKQRTLARKV, from the coding sequence ATGGGTGATTTGAGCTGCAGTAAGATCCGAAACATTTGCATCCTTGCCCATGTTGATCATGGAAAGACAACCCTTGCTGACCATCTGATTGCTGCATGTGGTGGTGGGGTCCTCCACCCAAAGCTTGCAGGTCGACTGAGGTATATGGACTACCTTGATGAGGAGCAACGACGGGCTATCACTATGAAAAGTTCTTCCATTGCTCTCCACTACAAGGACTACAATATTAATCTTATTGACTCCCCTGGGCACATGGATTTCTGTAGTGAGGTATCAACGGCTGCACGTTTGAGTGATGGGGCCTTAGTTTTGGTTGATGCAGTTGAAGGAGTTCATATCCAGACACATGCAGTCCTTCGGCAGGCTTGGGTGGAGAAGTTGACTCCTTGCTTGGTCTTGAACAAGATTGACAGGCTAATTACTGAACTTAAATTGAGTCCAATGGAAGCTTACAACAGACTACAGAGGATAGTTCATGAAGTCAATGCAATAGTGAGTGCATATAAGTCTGAAAAGTATCTTTCTGATGTCGATTCTCTTCTTGCTGGGACATCTGGGGATGTGGATCAAGGGTTGGTTGAAGTGGAAGATGATGAGGAAGACATGTTCCAACCCCAAAAGGGGAACGTTGCATTTGTTTGTGCATTGGATGGTTGGGGTTTCTGCATAAACCATTTTGCTGAATTTTATGCTTCTAAGCTTCAATTCAGTATGTCAGCTTTGATAAAGGGGTTATGGGGACCGTGGTATTACCATACAAAGAAAATGATGATCGTGGGGAAAAAGGGGATAGAAGGTGTTAGTAAAGATCCTCAACCAATGTTTGTGAAGTTTGTGCTTAACCCTCTGTGGCAGGTCTACCAGGCTGCTCTAGAAGCTGATGGAGATATAAGGATGCTTTCCAAGGTTATAAGTTCCTTCAATTTATCTGTACCACAAAGGGAGCTTGAAAACAAGGACAAAAAGGTGGTTCTTCAGGCTGTCATGAGCCGTTGGCTTCCGTTGTCGGACACAATTCTATCAATGGTAGTCAAGTGCATGCCTGACCCTGTTTCTGCCCAAGCCACTCGCATTTGCAGGTTGCTTCCTAAGAGAGAGTTAGTGGTAAATAATTCCAGTCTGTATGATATATTTTCTGAAGCCGAGAATGTGAGGAAATGTGTTGAGTATTGTGACTCTAGGGCTGAAGCTCCATGTATAGCATTTGTTTCTAAAATGTTTGCTCTTCCATTTAAGATGCTACCAACAAAGGGTCCAAATGGAGAGTTTTTAAACAATCAACTTACTGGTGAAGTCGGAGAATCTGGTGAGTGTTTCCTTGCATTTGCAAGAATTTTTAGTGGGGTACTGCACTCAGGGCAGAAAGTCTTTGTGCTCTCATCTGTATATGATCCGCTGAAAGGAGAATCCATGAACAGACATGTACAAGAGGCTGAGCTTCAATCTATGTATTTAATGATGGGCCAGGGTTTGTTACCAGTTTCATCAGCAAGTGCAGGAAATGTCATTGCAATTCAAGGACTAGGTCAATATATTTTGAAGAGTGCAACTCTCTCATCTACAAGAAACTGTTGGCCTTTTTCTAGTATGATGTTTCAAGTGGCACCTACTCTTAGGGTTGCTATTGAGCCTTCAAATCCAGCAGACATGGGTGCACTTTTGAAGGGACTAAAGCTTCTCAATCGTGCAGATCCTTTTGTAGAGATAACTGTTTCTTCCAGAGGTGAGCAAGTGCTTGCAGCCGCTGGAGAGGTTCACCTCGATAGATGCATAAAGGACTTGAAAGAAAGATTTGCCAAGGTTTGCTTGGAAGTTTCACCCCCTCTTGTCTCATTTAAAGAGACCATTGAAGGGGAGGGCATTAATTTAATAGAGAATTCAAAGGTCTCTTTATGTTCTACTGAATATGTTGAGAGAACTACCCCAAATGGTAGATGTGTTTTAAGGGTGCAAGTCATGAAACTTCCTAAAACTCTAACAACGGTTCTTGAGGAATGTTCTGATATGTTGGGAGATTTTCTAGAAGGGCAATCTAGAAAGAGAGATGGAGCCTTAGGCTCTCACATTGCTCAGGATGACGGTGAAGTTGTTGGAGTTGTCCGAAAGAGAATACTTGATGCTTTAGAAAGCGAATTAGGTGTTTCTGTGAAAAATGATCAAGATAGAGTTGAAAGGTATCGCAAAATGTGGTCTGAATATTTAGGGAGGTTATGGTCACTTGGTCCTTCACACGTGGGGCCAAATGTTCTTCTTGCACCAGATTCCAAAGCAAGCAACATTTCTAATTTCAGTCTAGGTCAAAAGGGTATTCTTATACAGGGTTCATGTGATGTTTCTAAAAGATTAGGGTTCTTTAGTGATGCTGGTCTAGAATCTGGTACAAGTTCTCTGAGTACTGAAGAAACAGCGGAGGAAACTGAGTCACTGTATCGAGAAGCAGAAGCTCTTAAAAGCAGCATCGTGTCTGGGTTTCAGTTAGCAACAGCTGCAGGGCCTTTATGTGATGAGCCCCTGTGGGGTTTGGCATTTCTAGTCGAGCCTTATCTCTTCCAAGAAAGCTCTGAGGCTTCCAGTCAGTCTGATCAGTATGGTATGTTGAGCGGGCAAGTGATGACTGCAGTTAAGGAAGCTTGTAGGGCAGCAGTACTTCAAAACAAGCCTAGGCTTGTGGAAGCTTTGTACTTTTGTGAGTTGACTACGCCAACAGAATACTTAGGAGCAATGTATGGAGTTCTTGGAAAGATGCGTGCTAGAGTATTGAAGGAAGAAATGCAGGAAGGCTCCTCCTTGTTTACAGTGCACGCTTACGTCCCTGTTGCAGAAAGTTTTGGGTTCGCTGATGAACTCAGGAAAAGAACTTCAGGCGCTGCGAGTGCTCTGCTTGTTCTTAGTCATTGGGAGGAACTACCAGAAGACCCTTTTTTTGTTCCAAAGACGGAGGAAGAAATTGAGGAGTTTGGAGACGGCTCCAGTGTTCTTCCAAACATTTCAAGGAAGCTTATGAATTCTGTGAGGCGAAGGAAGGGCCTTCATGTGGAAGAAAAAGTTGTACAACATGCAACAAAGCAGAGGACACTAGCCCGGAAGGTGTGA